From Artemia franciscana unplaced genomic scaffold, ASM3288406v1 Scaffold_4891, whole genome shotgun sequence:
tgtcacggtctgtaatttctcttcgaacaatccctgtgtcccggtcgtcatttatatatcttccctgtaccccgtcgtcccctttgtagttgtgtcgctgtgtcccggtcgtcatttatattccctgtgtcccggtgtcccagtctgtaatttctctttgaggttcccgatcgtcatctatattccctgtatccccgtgtcccggtcgtcatttgtgtcccggtctgtaatttcatcagttgacaaacatgacgtcagtcgacaaacaatttcatgacgcatacagttcaatccttacaatgacgtcagtcgacacacctgaagtcactcgacagacacacagacaacttatttttatatatatagatatatagctgttgggggggctttggggggcatcgcgcccccaagccccccgcgcgcgtaagtcgttacacgccatattagttacctgccattgtagttgtgtccctgtgtcccacctgtgaattgagatagatataaatatatatattttttgaactacataaaacttgcgaatatacaaaattcttcgctgtccaatgtaactacgtaaaacttaagaatatagaacattcttccatgtcctattgtttgtgcatataaatagattgttaggtttacctaactcttgaacatgcaacataaaattgtccatgggaaaagcaatccgtattcagatctatacctgattattctaatgattgccctttagctttgttgatgctgattgctaatcaaacattccctgtgtccccgtcgtcatttatatatccccctgtgtcccctggcagcccccttgtagttgtgtccctgtgtcctggtcgtcaaatatattcccagtattccggtcgtcatttgtgtcccggtgtcccagtctgtaggggagagtcgggtaagacggaccCCATTTTGGTTTTTCGTCTGCGGAAGAGGTTGGAAACAAGCAACGACTGACGAAAGGTGTCTAACTTGTCCTCAAAACATTGAGTTACATAAAGAAACCTTCTTCACACATAAATCAGCCGTATTTCCGggcccagataaaaaaaactgaagttggTCAAAAGGTCCATCTTGCCCACCCCATAGGATAAGACGGACCAGCCCTTTGGGCAATACGGACCCAGTTGCTCAAAAAGATTGATTGTctctaaacaattttatttcgaatacttaaaatactagtagtaagtaaaaaagtaaaaagttagcaaataactatatttaaacactgtaCGAGGCCAAATCTACGTGAAAAACGAACTGAGCCGACTGTCTCGTCGTTCCGCCCGAAGGGGTCGGTTTTGGCAGCTTCATGATGACCTCTTCTTTTCGCACGAAGCTCATCTCTTCAGTTGCCGTGAATTTGCTCGATGGAGCTAatcgcttccaaaactgaacttggaaaccatcagattcacaatCACACACAACTCCAACATAATTCCTGAAGCTCTTCTTGGTCGGCACTTTCACAACCAAGAAATCCCCACTTTTTGGTTCGTTTCCATCAAGAAACTCCTCCTCCTCTGATCCATCCAAATGCAAGCTGTCATCACTTTCATCATCCAGCGCGATATGTTCATCGAAGCTGTCTTCCCCGTTCCCAGGCTGTTTGGAGAGGTTTCTCTTTTCAGGCCGTTTTCTttgagctttcttttctgatgtttttcttttcaactcaaattcttcttccagtctgtttttttcaggtgtgttCGTCAGAATTTTGGACTTTGTTCTTTTCCTAGGCGTTTTTCCGTCTCTTGCATAGAAACTCGCCTTAGGGTGAGGACGAACCGATTCTGGAGTCACTGGCAATAGTCGCAGAAATCACTGAGCTACTGGTAGTTGGCAGCACGTCGTTATTCAAGCTCTCGTCGCCAGGGCTGGTTGATGGAACTGCAGACTGGCCTGTCATGGGAGACGTCTCTGGTGCTGGTCGGTCTGTCACAAAGGCGCTGAGAAAGTCGTGATCTTGGAAGggtatattcctgttttttggaACCCGCTTAGTAcgttttccatgacgaaagctcTTGGAAAAGCGATTCCAACGAATATTCCGATTTCATAAATGGTAATCCTCCTGTTTGGGTTCGAAATCATCCACGAGTTAGCTGCTTCATTGTAGTATCGCTTGAATGGCCCATAAACAGCAACATCAAGAGGCTGCAGCTTGTGACTGCAATGTGGCGGAAGCGTTAAGACGTCAATGCCGTTTTCTCTGCAAAGATTAACCACGCTCAATGAGACGTGCGAATCATGGTTATCCATAATCAGCAGAAGTCGATTTGTGGGCGAGCAACTGGTTTGGGAGATCAGATGGTGTATCATATCCGGGAAGATTTCGGCTGTCATCCATCCAGACGGCTGGCATTTTCCTGTGCTTCCAGGGGGCGTGCCATTGAGAAAACTTTGAAGCCAGTTCACTCgtggaaagacaaagaaagggGCTATCGACTGGCCAGCTGCGTTGATACACCCTACGACTGTTACCAGCGTCCCTCGCTCAGCCGAAGTAATGCGTCCAACTTGCTTTGATCCCTTTTCTGCAACCACCTTTGGTGTCTTGTGAACGGTGGTTACTCCAGTCTCGTcaagattatatattctattcggCGGATACTTGTGCTTTATAAGCAGCTCttctaaattattgaagaattcGCTGACATTCGTCCTGTTGAAGCTGGTGGCTCTGGCAAGGCTTGTCGCTTCGGAGGACCTTAGGGAAAGCCCAACACGACTCATAAAGCTATTCATCCAGTCTTTTCCTGCACACTTATTTTCAGTCCAGTTCTTCGGCATATTCTTCCCTTTGGCCTGGGCATATTCATATGCAAGCTGACCTGCTTCCTTTTTCGTAAGTCCATGATGCATGTGCTGTGCCGTGATCATATAGTCCTTCAGAAGTATCTCTTCGTTTGCTGAGAACACACTTTTAAAGTTGAAGGTAGTTGCCAACTCCACTGATTGGGGATCTTCTGCTGCGTCGAGTTTTGCAACTGCTCTTCGCACTGTGCTTCGTGGCAAACCAACCTCTTTCGAAACTTTGCGAAGCGGCGAACCAGATTTAACTCGCATAGCAGCTGCTCTCAGTAAGTCCTGGTCGTGGAGACCGCGGGTGGTTTTCCTAGTATACTTTCCCATTCTGCAAAAGAGAGACagcttaatatatttctaattgacaTGCGGGAACAATAAATGCAACACAATATTcacaaaatacgtaaaaaataataacttcgaaaaagatCCCAGATGATAGGGGGCAAGACGGACCGGTCCGTCTTACCCGCTGTCTCTGTGGTCCATCTTACCCTGAACCTGCTTTTtcggaatagttaaaaattataacataagatggcgctgcaatgaaaaaaattaatgtctcaCACACTCTCCTAGACCTCCATATCTGTAAGAAAAATTACCACAGtataaaaaagaacattagaaacaccagaaaagaaaaacatttacctcaaaAGCCGGTTTCGAGAAtgtgaaaacgaataaaaatatttttctcgaagACAAGATTGGCTTCAACTCTCAGACTTCGCTCCGAAACTTGCCACTAGATGGCCGTTGTTTCTAGCTCTACAAGTGATAAAAAGGTGACGCTCAAGTCGAGCAATGACAAAAGGTCCGTCTTGCCCCccggtccgtcttacccgactctcccctactttctctttgagtgtcgaggtcgtcatttatattccctgtgtcccagcatcccggtcgtcgtttgtttcccggtgtcccggtctgtaatttctcttcgaacaatccctgtgtcccggtcgtcatttataaatcttccctgtacccccgtcgtcccctttgtagttgtgtcactgtgtcccggtcgtcatttatattccctgtgtcccggtgtcccagtctgtaatttctctttgaggttcccggtcgtcatttatattccctgtatccccgtgtcccggtcgtcatttgtgtcccggtctgtaatttcatcagttgacaaacatgacgtcagtcgacaaacaatttcatgacgcatacagctcaatccttacaatgacgtcagtcgacacacctgaagtcactcgacagacacacagacaacctatttttatatatatagatatatagctgttgggggggcttggggggcatcgcgcccccaaggccccgcgcgcgtaagtcgttacacgccatattagttacctgccattgtagttgtgtccctgtgtcccacctgtgaattgagatagatataaatatatatattttttgaactacataaaacttgcgaatatacaacattcttcgctgtccaatttaactacgtaaaacttaagaatatacaacattcttccatgtcctattgtttgtgcatataaatagattgttaggtttacctaactcttgaaaatgcaacataaaattgtccatgggaaaagcaatccgtattcagatctatacctgattattctaatgattgccctttagctttgttgatgctgattgctaatcaaacattccctgtgtccccgtcgtcatttatatatccccctgtgccccctggcaccccccttgtagttgtgtccctgtgtcctggtcgtcatttatattcccagtattccggtcgtcatttgtgtcccggtgtcccagtctgtactttctctttgagtgtcgaggtcgtcatttatattccctaagtcccagcatcccggtcgtcatttgtttcccggtgtcccggtctgtaatttctcttcgaacaatccctgtgtcccggtcgtcatttatatatcttccctgtacccccgtcgtcccctttgtagttgtgtcactgtgtcccggtcgtcatttatattccctgtgtcccggtgtcccagtctgtaatttctctttgaggttcccggtcgtcatttatattccctgtatcccgtgtcccggtcgtcatttgtgtcccggtctgtaatttcatcagttgacaaacatgacgtcagtcgacaaacaatttcatgacgcatacagctcaatccttacaatgacgtcagtcgacacacctgaagtcactcgacagacacacagacaacttatttttatatatatagatatatagctgttgggggggggggggggcttggggggggggcatcgcgcccccaagccccccgcgcgcgtaagtcgttacacgccatattagttacctgccattgtagttgtgtccctgtgtcccacctgtgaattgagatagatataaatatatatattttttgaacaacataaaacttgcgaatatacaacattcttcgctgtccaatttaactacgtaaaacttaagaatatacaacattcttccatgtcctattgtttgtgcatataaatagattgttaggtttacctaactcttgaacatgcaacataaaattgtccatgggaaaagcaatccgtattcagatctatacctgattattctaatgattgccctttagctttgttgatgctgattgctaatcaaacattccctgtgtccccgtcgtcatttatatatccccctgtgccccctggcaccccccttgtagttgtgtccctgtgtcctggtcgtcatttatattcccagtattccggtcgtcatttgtgtcccggtgtcccagtctgtactttctttttgagtgtcgaggtcgtcatttatattccctgtgtcccagcatcccggtcgtcatttgtttcccggtgttccggtctgtaatttctcttcgaacaatccctgtgtcccggtcgtcatttatatatcttccctgtacccccgtcgtcccctttgtagttgtgtcactgtgtcccggtcgtcatttatattccctgtgtcccggtgtcccagtctgtaatttctctttgaggttcccggtcgtcatttatactccctgtatccccgtgtcccggtcgtcatttgtgtcccggtctgtaatttcatcagttgacaaacatgacgtcagtcgacaaacaatttcatgacgcatacagctcaatccttacaatgacgtcagtcgacacacctgaagtcactcgacagacacacagacaacctatttttatatatatagatttatagctgttgggggggggcttggggggggcatcgcgcccccaagccccccgcgcgcgtaagtcgttacacgccatattagttacctgccattgtagttgtgtccctgtgtcccacctgtgaattgagatagatataaatatatatattttttgaactacataaaacttgcgaatatacaacattcttcgctgtccaatttaactacgtaaaacttaagaatatacaacattcttccatgtcctattgtttgtg
This genomic window contains:
- the LOC136043353 gene encoding uncharacterized protein LOC136043353 — translated: MGKYTRKTTRGLHDQDLLRAAAMRVKSGSPLRKVSKEVGLPRSTVRRAVAKLDAAEDPQSVELATTFNFKSVFSANEEILLKDYMITAQHMHHGLTKKEAGQLAYEYAQAKGKNMPKNWTENKCAGKDWMNSFMSRVGLSLRSSEATSLARATSFNRTNVSEFFNNLEELLIKHKYPPNRIYNLDETGVTTVHKTPKVVAEKGSKQVGRITSAERGTLVTVVGCINAAGQSIAPFFVFPRVNWLQSFLNGTPPGSTGKCQPSGWMTAEIFPDMIHHLISQTSCSPTNRLLLIMDNHDSHVSLSVVNLCRENGIDVLTLPPHCSHKLQPLDVAVYGPFKRYYNEAANSWMISNPNRRITIYEIGIFVGIAFPRAFVMENVLSGFQKTGIYPSKITTFSAPL